A genomic window from Leptolyngbya sp. BL0902 includes:
- a CDS encoding D-Ala-D-Ala carboxypeptidase family metallohydrolase, with the protein MEKLAPDQRNYYYLTEANRTGIHKPLLAALHAVQGQPPLADGETGLGLVPIHQVDLAQVETFIGQVQVTANTLRRLTQRLIDQGWANADLWNAAAGRYSDRFLATVAEGYTPTVEETDAAQLEPCEGPVLRQAYLADLAADGGDIPPKGLAQLDPTLLAFVERVPPNYSRLESQRQALVEAVRLWRQLDAAEAVYGVLQVPVVDQVPDETALDQALLAFLQSALRYYSGYPHQREALIRLVQLWRKLDSREDTIATLLASDPFAHETNLPIIDPALIAFVQTLPSLYRGQGDQRFALTEAYRRWFELESRNEALEKLGVNPDDLVANADNPEALMGTAQTLDRALLDFVQRLPTTYTETEPQREALIRLVQLWRRLEGRTATVQALLEEVRRMERAAPTSPDAMPVPLALPSPPRPSRWTPHNIQLAASIVPNGNFTWAEATRGGARMPPNQATVDAIVRIAQLAQQARDRLGRPFIITSWYRPASINRQVGGASQSRHIVGDAIDFHCPGLTGNQIYWFLDPWWPGGLGRYRRYPNLAHLDARPNRARWTH; encoded by the coding sequence ATGGAAAAGCTAGCACCGGATCAGCGCAACTATTACTATCTCACTGAGGCGAACCGCACAGGTATCCACAAGCCCCTCTTGGCGGCACTCCATGCCGTTCAGGGGCAGCCGCCTCTGGCCGATGGCGAAACGGGCCTGGGCTTGGTGCCCATCCATCAGGTTGACTTGGCCCAGGTGGAAACCTTTATCGGCCAGGTGCAGGTGACGGCCAACACCCTGCGCCGCCTCACCCAGCGGTTGATTGACCAAGGCTGGGCCAATGCCGACCTGTGGAACGCCGCCGCCGGACGCTATAGCGACCGATTCCTCGCCACGGTGGCCGAGGGCTATACCCCCACCGTCGAGGAAACCGACGCAGCCCAACTGGAACCCTGCGAGGGGCCAGTCCTAAGACAAGCCTACCTGGCAGACTTGGCCGCAGACGGTGGCGATATCCCCCCCAAGGGCCTAGCCCAGCTTGACCCCACCCTGCTGGCCTTTGTAGAACGGGTGCCCCCCAACTACAGCCGCCTAGAGAGCCAGCGACAGGCCCTAGTGGAGGCGGTGCGGCTGTGGCGACAACTGGACGCCGCCGAGGCGGTCTATGGGGTGCTTCAGGTGCCCGTGGTGGATCAGGTGCCCGACGAAACCGCCCTAGACCAAGCCCTGCTGGCCTTTCTCCAGTCGGCTCTGCGCTACTATTCCGGCTACCCCCACCAGCGGGAGGCGCTGATTCGCCTGGTGCAACTCTGGCGCAAACTGGACTCCCGCGAAGACACCATCGCCACCCTCCTTGCCAGCGATCCCTTCGCCCACGAAACCAACCTGCCCATCATCGATCCAGCCCTGATCGCCTTTGTGCAAACCCTGCCCAGCCTCTACCGGGGCCAGGGCGACCAACGCTTTGCCCTCACCGAAGCCTACCGCCGCTGGTTTGAGCTAGAGTCTCGCAATGAAGCCCTGGAAAAACTGGGGGTGAACCCCGACGACCTAGTGGCCAACGCCGACAACCCCGAAGCCCTGATGGGGACGGCCCAAACCCTAGACCGGGCGCTTCTAGACTTTGTGCAGCGCCTTCCCACCACCTACACCGAAACTGAACCCCAGCGGGAAGCCCTGATTCGTCTAGTGCAGCTTTGGCGCAGGCTGGAGGGCCGCACCGCCACCGTGCAGGCGTTGCTGGAGGAGGTGCGGCGCATGGAACGAGCGGCCCCCACCTCGCCCGATGCCATGCCCGTGCCCCTGGCGCTGCCCTCGCCGCCCCGCCCCTCCCGCTGGACACCCCACAACATTCAGCTCGCGGCCAGCATCGTGCCCAACGGCAACTTCACCTGGGCCGAAGCCACCCGAGGCGGAGCCCGGATGCCCCCCAACCAGGCCACGGTGGATGCCATTGTTCGCATTGCCCAATTGGCCCAGCAGGCCCGTGACCGCCTGGGTCGGCCCTTCATCATCACCAGTTGGTATCGCCCTGCCAGCATCAACCGCCAGGTGGGAGGCGCATCCCAGAGCCGCCACATTGTGGGTGACGCCATCGACTTCCACTGCCCCGGCCTAACGGGCAACCAGATCTACTGGTTCCTCGATCCTTGGTGGCCCGGTGGCCTAGGCCGCTACCGCCGCTACCCCAACCTGGCTCACCTCGATGCCCGCCCCAACCGCGCCCGCTGGACCCATTAG
- a CDS encoding HAD family hydrolase, with translation MDKSQPCTVAEFVHQFRQTCPRPGLIATDMDGTLTRQGQFSADLIQALAQLQQAGWTVLVVTGRSAGWVQGLAHYLPIAGAMAENGGVYFPGRDRPEYLTEQPKCSNHREALAVVFVHLQKHGFDIVPAEDNRFRLTDWTFSTDGLTPADFTRMAEICHRLDWGFTYSTVQCHLFPLGQSKAAGLKRVLEHHFPQFTPHQVITLGDSPNDVSLFDAALFPHSVGVANVRHYWAALAHHPRCVTHRAEVDGFLELTQALLG, from the coding sequence ATGGACAAATCCCAACCATGCACCGTCGCCGAGTTTGTCCATCAGTTTCGGCAAACCTGCCCCCGGCCTGGGTTAATCGCCACCGACATGGACGGCACCCTCACTCGCCAGGGACAATTTAGTGCCGACTTGATCCAAGCCCTGGCCCAGTTGCAGCAAGCGGGTTGGACGGTGCTGGTGGTAACGGGACGCTCGGCGGGCTGGGTGCAGGGGCTGGCCCACTATCTGCCCATTGCCGGGGCCATGGCGGAAAATGGCGGCGTTTATTTTCCTGGCCGCGACCGTCCCGAATACCTAACAGAGCAGCCCAAATGCTCGAACCACCGCGAGGCTCTAGCGGTGGTCTTCGTTCACCTACAAAAGCACGGGTTTGATATTGTTCCTGCGGAAGACAACCGTTTTCGCCTCACCGATTGGACGTTTTCCACCGACGGGCTAACCCCCGCCGACTTCACCCGCATGGCGGAAATTTGCCACAGGCTCGATTGGGGCTTTACCTACAGCACCGTGCAGTGCCATCTTTTTCCCCTAGGGCAATCCAAGGCGGCGGGGCTGAAACGGGTCTTGGAGCACCATTTTCCCCAGTTCACCCCCCACCAGGTGATCACCCTGGGCGACAGCCCCAACGATGTTAGCTTGTTCGATGCGGCCCTGTTCCCCCACTCCGTCGGCGTAGCCAATGTGAGGCACTACTGGGCTGCCTTAGCCCACCATCCCCGCTGCGTCACCCACCGGGCCGAAGTAGACGGCTTTTTGGAACTCACCCAGGCGCTTTTGGGCTAG
- a CDS encoding cation-translocating P-type ATPase, protein MDKVQPAENPLWHVVDARQALDWLESDAEQGLASQTVIERRQQYGPNELEESGGRPPWRILLDQFTNIMLLMLIAVAVVSGVLSLRHQEFPKDAIAIFSIVILNGVLGYFQESRAEKALAALKKMAAPSVRVQREGRLQEVPSPDLVPGDIVLLEAGDQVPADGRLLEAANLQVRESALTGEAHGASKQAHVVLAETTPLADRKNLVFQGTEVLQGRAKMIVTSTGMKTELGRIAALLQSVENDPTPLQQRMDQLGNVLVGGSLILVALVVGGGVIVGGWPAFEALLEVALSMAVAVVPEGLPAVITVTLAIGTQRMVRRNALIRRLPAVETLGSVTTICSDKTGTLTQNKMVVQHIRTLSHQWQVTGHGYAPEGEFISASATGAAHPDLQSLLLDSLLCNDAVLQKEQGDWAILGDPTEGALVVMAAKGGLDRHHLAHTLHRVAEFPFSSERKRMSVVLDNGPHRQATPSLPADLLEAPYLLLAKGSPEMLLDCCTHGLVEGQSLPLTPDQRRQIVADNTALAAKGLRVLGFAYRPLEAIPSADNPDLVEQDLVWLGLAGMIDALRPEVKVAVERCRAAGIRPMMITGDHQITAMTIAQDLGIAEPDTQVLSGTQLEAMGQADLEAAVKTVNVYARVSPEHKLRIVQALQADDQIVAMTGDGVNDAPALKQAEIGIAMGITGTDVSKEASDMVLLDDNFATIVAATEEGRVVYTNIRRFVKYILGSNIGELLTIALSPMLLPILDVPLSPLQILWMNLVTDGFPALALAVEPAAPDVMDQPPHDPQESIFARGLGAYMVRIGLVFTVISVTMMVWAYHDAQGYVTETLSAERWKTMVFTTLCLAQMGHAIAVRSDNRLTIETSPWSNPFVLFAVVMTTLLQLMLIYIEPLRNFFGTHLISPLELLICVGFSSLLFVWVEFEKIYRRLRGKVVRT, encoded by the coding sequence ATGGATAAAGTTCAGCCCGCAGAGAATCCGCTCTGGCATGTTGTTGATGCTCGCCAAGCGTTGGACTGGTTAGAAAGCGATGCTGAGCAGGGGTTAGCTTCCCAAACGGTCATTGAACGCCGACAGCAGTACGGCCCGAATGAACTGGAGGAATCGGGCGGTCGGCCCCCCTGGCGTATCCTGCTGGATCAGTTCACCAACATCATGCTGCTGATGTTGATTGCGGTGGCGGTGGTGTCGGGGGTGCTGTCTTTGCGCCACCAGGAATTTCCTAAGGATGCCATCGCGATTTTCTCCATCGTGATTTTGAACGGGGTGCTGGGCTACTTCCAAGAAAGTCGGGCCGAAAAAGCCCTAGCTGCCCTCAAAAAAATGGCTGCCCCCAGCGTGCGGGTGCAGCGGGAGGGACGGCTTCAAGAAGTGCCCTCCCCCGACTTGGTTCCTGGCGACATTGTGTTGCTGGAGGCGGGCGACCAGGTTCCGGCGGATGGGCGGCTGCTAGAGGCGGCTAACCTGCAAGTGCGCGAATCGGCCCTGACTGGGGAGGCCCACGGAGCCAGTAAGCAAGCCCACGTCGTTCTAGCGGAAACTACCCCCCTGGCCGACCGCAAAAATCTGGTGTTCCAGGGCACCGAAGTGCTCCAGGGCCGCGCCAAGATGATCGTCACCTCCACCGGGATGAAGACTGAACTGGGGCGGATTGCGGCCCTGCTGCAATCGGTGGAAAACGACCCCACCCCCCTTCAGCAGCGGATGGATCAACTGGGGAATGTGCTGGTGGGCGGTTCCCTAATTTTGGTGGCCCTGGTGGTGGGGGGCGGTGTAATCGTGGGCGGATGGCCCGCCTTTGAGGCCCTGCTGGAGGTGGCCCTGAGTATGGCGGTGGCGGTGGTGCCTGAAGGCTTGCCCGCCGTGATTACCGTAACCCTGGCCATTGGCACCCAGCGGATGGTGCGCCGCAATGCCCTGATTCGTCGGCTGCCAGCGGTGGAAACCCTCGGCTCTGTCACCACCATTTGCTCCGACAAAACGGGGACGCTCACCCAAAATAAAATGGTGGTGCAGCACATTCGCACCCTCTCCCACCAGTGGCAGGTGACGGGCCACGGCTACGCGCCAGAGGGGGAGTTTATCAGCGCCAGCGCCACGGGCGCGGCCCACCCCGATCTTCAGTCGCTTTTGCTCGATAGCCTGCTCTGCAATGATGCGGTGCTGCAAAAGGAACAGGGCGATTGGGCCATCCTCGGCGACCCCACCGAGGGAGCCCTCGTCGTTATGGCCGCTAAGGGTGGCCTAGACCGTCACCATCTGGCCCATACCCTCCATCGGGTGGCAGAATTTCCCTTCTCCTCCGAGCGCAAACGCATGAGCGTGGTGCTAGACAATGGCCCCCATCGGCAGGCCACGCCTTCCTTGCCCGCCGACCTGCTAGAAGCGCCCTACCTGCTCTTGGCGAAGGGATCGCCGGAGATGCTGCTCGACTGTTGCACCCACGGTCTAGTGGAAGGCCAGTCCCTGCCTCTCACGCCAGACCAGCGGCGGCAGATTGTGGCCGACAATACCGCCCTCGCCGCCAAGGGGCTGCGCGTCCTGGGGTTTGCCTACCGCCCTCTGGAGGCTATTCCCAGCGCCGACAACCCCGATCTCGTGGAGCAGGATTTGGTGTGGCTGGGGCTGGCGGGGATGATCGACGCCCTCCGGCCAGAGGTGAAGGTGGCGGTGGAGCGCTGTCGGGCGGCGGGGATTCGGCCCATGATGATCACGGGCGATCACCAAATTACCGCGATGACCATTGCCCAAGACCTAGGGATTGCGGAACCAGACACCCAGGTACTCAGCGGCACCCAGCTCGAAGCCATGGGCCAAGCCGACCTGGAAGCGGCGGTCAAAACCGTGAATGTCTACGCCCGCGTGTCGCCAGAACACAAGCTGCGGATTGTTCAGGCCCTCCAGGCCGATGACCAAATCGTGGCTATGACCGGAGATGGCGTCAACGATGCCCCCGCCCTGAAGCAGGCCGAAATTGGCATTGCCATGGGCATCACGGGCACCGACGTGAGCAAAGAAGCCAGCGACATGGTGCTGCTGGACGACAACTTTGCCACCATCGTTGCCGCCACCGAAGAGGGGCGGGTGGTCTATACCAACATTCGCCGCTTCGTCAAATATATCCTCGGCTCCAACATTGGCGAACTGCTCACCATCGCCCTCTCGCCCATGCTGCTGCCGATTTTGGATGTGCCCCTCAGTCCTCTACAAATTCTGTGGATGAACCTCGTCACCGACGGCTTTCCGGCCCTGGCCCTAGCGGTAGAACCCGCCGCCCCCGACGTGATGGATCAACCTCCCCACGACCCCCAGGAAAGCATCTTTGCCCGTGGGCTGGGGGCCTACATGGTGCGAATTGGCCTGGTGTTCACCGTCATTTCCGTCACCATGATGGTGTGGGCCTACCACGACGCCCAAGGTTACGTCACCGAGACCCTATCGGCGGAGCGCTGGAAAACTATGGTCTTCACCACCCTCTGCCTTGCCCAAATGGGCCACGCCATCGCCGTCCGCTCCGACAATCGTCTCACCATCGAAACCTCGCCCTGGTCTAACCCCTTTGTGTTGTTTGCCGTGGTGATGACCACCCTGCTGCAACTAATGTTGATCTACATCGAACCCCTGCGGAACTTCTTCGGCACCCACCTCATCAGCCCCCTAGAACTGCTGATCTGCGTGGGCTTTAGCTCACTGCTGTTTGTCTGGGTCGAGTTTGAAAAAATCTACCGCCGCCTGCGGGGCAAGGTGGTTCGCACCTAG
- a CDS encoding tetratricopeptide repeat protein has translation MGQSITVTQTTFETDVLVQSVDQVVLVDFYATWCGPCQILKPILERLAQEYDITVAKVDIDQNPDLARTFRVEGVPDVRIVSQGQVMEGFVGVLPEPQIRDLLTKLGLRSTLDQALASLAAVQAEGNRAATQDALTAILTQFPEKPQVLMEAARFYLAQGDAATARQYLDLIPGDDRSVASAVAGLGELIDLQATLAEPAPDSPLEEAYRRACEATLAADYAQALDGFLALVQQDRRFRNDGARKAMLTIFKLLGDGDSLTTTYRKRLMQALY, from the coding sequence ATGGGACAGTCTATTACCGTTACCCAAACCACCTTTGAAACCGATGTGCTGGTTCAGTCCGTCGATCAGGTGGTGCTGGTCGATTTTTACGCTACTTGGTGCGGCCCCTGCCAAATCCTCAAGCCCATCCTAGAGCGGCTGGCCCAGGAATACGATATCACCGTCGCCAAGGTAGACATTGACCAAAACCCAGACCTAGCCCGCACCTTTCGGGTGGAGGGGGTGCCCGATGTGCGGATTGTGAGCCAGGGGCAGGTGATGGAGGGCTTTGTGGGGGTGTTGCCCGAACCACAAATCCGGGATCTGTTGACCAAGCTGGGCCTACGGTCTACCCTCGACCAAGCCCTCGCCTCTTTGGCGGCGGTACAAGCCGAGGGCAACCGGGCCGCAACCCAGGACGCCCTGACGGCGATCCTCACCCAGTTTCCCGAAAAACCCCAGGTGTTGATGGAGGCCGCTCGGTTTTACCTAGCGCAGGGAGACGCGGCCACCGCCCGCCAATACCTCGACCTTATCCCTGGGGACGACCGTTCTGTGGCCTCAGCGGTGGCGGGGCTGGGCGAACTGATCGACCTGCAAGCTACCCTGGCCGAACCAGCGCCAGACTCGCCCCTAGAGGAAGCCTATCGCCGGGCCTGTGAGGCCACCCTCGCCGCCGACTATGCCCAAGCCTTAGATGGCTTTTTGGCCCTGGTGCAGCAGGATCGCCGCTTCCGCAACGACGGTGCCCGCAAGGCCATGCTGACGATATTTAAGCTGCTGGGGGATGGGGATAGCCTCACCACCACCTACCGCAAGCGTCTGATGCAGGCGTTGTATTAG
- a CDS encoding carboxypeptidase-like regulatory domain-containing protein, with translation MLAPLRMVLVAPCLGFLLALGHAILPQPALTQEPTVSDATHDAPGDGSAVEAASPQPQTPLAQEVIPEASAPEAEIPNGDGVDAVAFDLLPVGILVGDRPRTDVVLVRGADNGLEAVALERWLVPVEVVMQALQLQRTVLDSGEWELRSPGLVIRLNPDELVMDPDLGLAMSVADIEQRLGVPVSFEIANYALRLDPPWAGQFRRGQFADQPVITEGLPVVPSESFTATAVAQRMDFFGSNGVNNDQGQFTALGGLLGGSWFFRMNQQDLFDSGTWSLSELQYLNQSDGADYALGSQPTFWPSVNGTSGQPFWGVTTIQRFGYVPAFFSGSGGFSPSLRQQADVVGRTIQGEAPPNTLVQLTLNFRSNVIAETLVDSSGIYRFENIPGNTGRYEVLLFPNGQLTAEPEVRPATFSTLPSRLSAGTSALVASVGAGRVLRPNEFLGDFETVMAGASYRYGVSDELTLGAGVVQDRSLFGLGELFYEPDWAPIRLAATLAGGANQVAVNADFTYEPSTAFRLDLNTDPFSSRFLASWQAMPGLRLRLGGNSRENALIAGASFFYSTFDFNVNGSVDYTTDNFLRWSLLSRFDRAELRSFGNELSTNNELNVKLNNDRNFTQGHFMRLGYETQAAGANNLVTLGWRYRSPGRAIDGRYFWEMDLGYGLGSQGNGVVASLGTAILPGVVLRARYDGVSVLSGNDSYRIELVPFINTQAGVWSQDSRYDYLRQEGGLWIQPFLDRNGNGQRDDGEPLYLDNAELLFVVDNQPLLPNQFERQANGIFLRLPPGLHRLDLDPAGFPIDGQPSQTAYAVEVTSGSYTPVPIPITRAFTVAGRVLDAEGNPVAGARVEAIPQNGGGPRLSVTNRAGIYYLEDLRTGTYQLRVNGSPVQPSDVTLTDMSEGLQEINLRLAD, from the coding sequence ATGTTAGCCCCCCTCCGCATGGTTCTCGTTGCGCCCTGTTTGGGGTTTCTCCTCGCCCTGGGCCATGCCATCCTCCCCCAACCCGCCCTCACCCAAGAGCCCACCGTCAGCGACGCTACCCACGATGCACCCGGCGATGGTAGTGCGGTAGAGGCGGCATCTCCCCAGCCCCAAACACCGCTGGCGCAAGAGGTCATCCCAGAAGCTAGCGCCCCAGAGGCTGAAATCCCCAATGGGGACGGCGTGGATGCGGTGGCGTTTGATCTCCTTCCGGTGGGCATTTTGGTGGGCGACCGTCCTCGGACAGACGTGGTTTTGGTGCGTGGGGCCGACAATGGTCTAGAGGCCGTGGCCCTAGAACGCTGGCTGGTGCCCGTTGAGGTGGTGATGCAGGCGCTTCAGCTTCAGCGCACCGTGCTAGACAGCGGCGAATGGGAACTGCGGTCTCCCGGTTTGGTGATTCGGCTGAACCCCGACGAACTGGTAATGGATCCAGACCTGGGGTTAGCGATGTCGGTGGCCGACATTGAGCAGCGCCTAGGGGTGCCCGTCAGCTTTGAGATCGCCAACTATGCCCTGCGGCTCGATCCGCCCTGGGCAGGGCAGTTTCGGCGGGGGCAGTTTGCCGATCAGCCCGTGATCACCGAGGGCTTGCCCGTGGTGCCTTCGGAGTCTTTTACCGCCACCGCCGTTGCCCAGCGGATGGATTTCTTTGGCAGCAACGGCGTCAACAATGATCAGGGACAGTTCACCGCCCTGGGGGGGCTGCTGGGCGGGAGCTGGTTTTTCCGCATGAACCAGCAGGACTTGTTTGATAGCGGCACCTGGAGTCTGTCGGAACTGCAATACCTCAACCAATCCGACGGGGCCGACTATGCCTTGGGGTCTCAGCCCACCTTTTGGCCCAGCGTTAATGGCACCAGCGGCCAACCGTTTTGGGGCGTCACCACCATTCAGCGGTTTGGCTATGTGCCTGCGTTTTTCTCTGGCAGCGGTGGGTTTAGCCCCAGTTTGCGCCAACAGGCCGATGTGGTGGGGCGCACCATCCAAGGCGAAGCCCCGCCCAATACCCTAGTGCAGCTCACCCTCAACTTTCGCAGCAACGTGATTGCCGAAACCCTAGTGGATTCCAGCGGCATCTACCGCTTTGAGAATATTCCGGGCAATACGGGCCGCTACGAGGTGCTGCTGTTTCCTAACGGCCAGCTCACCGCCGAACCAGAGGTACGTCCGGCCACGTTCTCCACCCTGCCCAGTCGGTTATCGGCGGGAACGTCGGCCCTGGTGGCCTCGGTGGGGGCGGGCCGGGTGCTTCGGCCCAACGAGTTTTTGGGCGACTTTGAAACCGTCATGGCTGGGGCCTCCTACCGCTATGGGGTGTCGGATGAACTCACCCTGGGGGCCGGGGTGGTGCAGGATAGATCGCTCTTTGGCCTAGGGGAACTCTTCTACGAACCGGATTGGGCACCCATCCGACTGGCCGCTACCCTGGCAGGCGGGGCCAACCAAGTGGCTGTCAATGCCGACTTCACCTACGAGCCGTCCACTGCCTTCCGGCTCGACCTCAATACCGACCCCTTCAGTTCCCGATTTTTGGCAAGTTGGCAGGCCATGCCTGGTTTGCGGCTGCGGCTGGGGGGCAACAGTCGGGAAAATGCCCTAATTGCCGGAGCCTCGTTTTTCTACAGCACCTTCGATTTTAATGTCAACGGCAGCGTAGACTACACCACCGATAACTTCCTGCGCTGGAGCCTGCTGTCTCGGTTTGACCGGGCCGAACTGCGCAGCTTTGGCAACGAACTGAGCACCAACAACGAACTCAATGTCAAACTCAACAACGACCGTAACTTCACCCAAGGCCACTTTATGCGCCTAGGCTACGAAACCCAAGCCGCTGGTGCGAATAACCTCGTCACCCTGGGCTGGCGCTACCGTTCTCCAGGCCGTGCCATTGATGGCCGCTACTTCTGGGAAATGGACTTGGGCTATGGCCTGGGTAGCCAGGGCAATGGGGTGGTGGCATCGTTGGGTACGGCTATTTTGCCCGGTGTGGTGCTGCGGGCCAGGTATGACGGCGTTTCGGTCTTAAGTGGAAACGACAGCTACCGCATCGAACTAGTGCCCTTCATCAACACCCAGGCGGGCGTTTGGTCGCAGGACTCCCGCTACGACTATCTACGCCAGGAGGGGGGGCTGTGGATTCAACCCTTCCTAGACCGCAACGGCAACGGCCAGCGCGACGACGGCGAACCCCTCTACCTCGACAACGCCGAACTCCTGTTTGTGGTGGATAATCAGCCCCTACTACCCAACCAGTTTGAACGGCAAGCCAACGGCATTTTCCTACGCTTGCCCCCCGGCCTCCATCGTCTAGACCTCGACCCAGCTGGGTTCCCCATCGATGGCCAACCCAGCCAAACGGCCTACGCCGTGGAAGTGACCTCCGGCAGCTATACGCCCGTGCCCATTCCCATCACCCGTGCTTTCACCGTGGCCGGACGGGTGCTCGACGCCGAGGGCAACCCCGTTGCCGGAGCACGGGTAGAAGCCATCCCCCAAAACGGCGGTGGGCCGCGCCTGTCTGTTACCAACCGGGCCGGAATTTACTACCTCGAAGATCTGAGAACGGGCACCTACCAACTACGGGTGAACGGCAGTCCCGTCCAGCCCAGCGACGTCACCCTCACCGACATGAGCGAAGGACTCCAGGAAATCAACCTGCGCCTTGCAGACTAA
- a CDS encoding FecR family protein, translating into MAMLGVVGEGGAPAHANVVLTRADVEAILNRVELIQQGQAARMARQRDRMTVGDALRTAAQSQAQLRFNDGSLARVGERATFQFSPNTRNFRLSNGTVLLLIPPGRGRSTIQTPSAITGIQGSALVVRHIEDRDLTIVMALTNNPAGPMTVTPLGCDGGEVSRPCGPEYPLHAGQMALVQHNQVQILEFDLFTFYETSSLVDGLELDNPDASVSLGPDLDPVRGETLEALSQFSDDAAMAILNPDIVSITPRAGTLTSEPGLTIPNPNLLGQGQRPPSISPLLDHLPGISPALPNPQNSASASPPVQPTTTPPVTPPVTPQNPVAQPPTTPPPNAPQNPGTRPPAAPPPNTLQNPVAQPPTNRPPNTPQNPGTRPPAAPPVTPQNPVAQPPTAPPPNAPQNPGTRPPAAPPPNTPQNPGTRPPAAPPTNAPQNPVVQPPTAPPPNAPQNPGTQPPAAPPDTGVQPPATQPPNAQPPGQPNRPGSPNVPASPPPFQENPTVPARPPANPPVIFQP; encoded by the coding sequence ATGGCTATGCTAGGGGTGGTGGGAGAAGGTGGAGCCCCTGCCCATGCCAATGTGGTTCTCACCCGCGCCGACGTTGAAGCCATTCTCAACCGCGTGGAGCTGATTCAGCAGGGGCAAGCCGCCCGCATGGCCCGCCAACGCGACAGGATGACGGTGGGCGATGCCCTCCGAACGGCGGCTCAGTCCCAGGCTCAACTGCGCTTTAACGATGGTTCCTTGGCTCGAGTAGGTGAGCGGGCTACGTTTCAGTTTTCGCCCAATACCCGCAATTTCCGCCTCTCCAATGGCACAGTGCTGTTGCTCATTCCCCCAGGGCGCGGACGTAGTACCATTCAAACCCCTAGCGCTATCACCGGGATTCAGGGATCGGCGTTGGTGGTGCGCCACATTGAAGATCGCGACCTCACCATTGTGATGGCCCTGACTAATAACCCCGCTGGGCCAATGACCGTTACCCCCCTAGGCTGCGACGGGGGCGAGGTCTCTAGACCCTGTGGGCCAGAGTATCCGCTCCATGCCGGACAGATGGCTCTAGTGCAGCACAACCAGGTGCAAATTCTAGAGTTTGATTTGTTCACCTTCTATGAGACGAGTTCCCTGGTTGATGGTCTGGAACTGGATAACCCCGATGCCTCCGTGTCCCTGGGGCCAGATCTCGACCCGGTGCGAGGTGAAACCCTTGAAGCCCTCTCGCAGTTCTCAGACGACGCGGCAATGGCGATACTTAATCCCGATATCGTCTCCATTACCCCACGCGCTGGCACGCTCACCAGCGAACCTGGGTTGACCATCCCCAACCCCAATCTATTGGGACAGGGTCAGCGTCCACCTAGTATTTCCCCTTTGCTCGATCATTTACCAGGCATTTCCCCAGCCCTACCCAATCCCCAGAATTCGGCCTCGGCGTCCCCACCTGTGCAACCCACCACCACGCCGCCAGTCACGCCGCCAGTCACGCCGCAAAATCCGGTAGCGCAACCCCCAACAACTCCTCCACCCAACGCGCCGCAAAATCCCGGAACACGGCCTCCCGCTGCGCCGCCACCGAACACGCTGCAAAATCCAGTAGCGCAACCCCCAACAAATCGTCCACCTAACACGCCGCAAAATCCTGGAACACGGCCTCCTGCTGCGCCGCCAGTCACGCCGCAAAATCCAGTAGCGCAACCCCCAACGGCTCCTCCACCCAATGCGCCGCAAAATCCCGGAACACGGCCTCCCGCTGCGCCGCCACCGAACACGCCGCAAAATCCTGGAACACGGCCTCCTGCTGCGCCGCCAACCAATGCGCCGCAAAATCCGGTAGTGCAACCCCCAACGGCTCCTCCACCCAATGCGCCGCAAAATCCCGGAACACAGCCTCCCGCTGCGCCGCCAGACACAGGGGTGCAGCCTCCGGCAACTCAACCCCCAAACGCCCAGCCCCCAGGCCAACCCAATCGGCCAGGAAGCCCTAATGTTCCGGCGAGTCCGCCCCCTTTTCAAGAGAACCCAACTGTTCCCGCCCGCCCCCCCGCCAATCCACCTGTCATCTTTCAGCCCTAG
- a CDS encoding DUF760 domain-containing protein — protein MSNPSGKPPELFSGFKPFEHGNSLMQYVHAMSPETITQLSNPASSEVQQMMEHNIIGLLGGLPSQHFDVEITTNRESLGRLLASAMMSGYFLRGAEQRMEMERSFVLADAAPDHE, from the coding sequence GTGAGCAATCCTTCCGGCAAACCCCCAGAACTATTCAGCGGATTCAAGCCCTTCGAGCATGGCAACTCGCTGATGCAGTACGTTCACGCCATGAGCCCTGAAACCATCACCCAACTGTCTAACCCAGCTTCTTCAGAAGTTCAGCAGATGATGGAGCACAACATCATTGGGCTGTTGGGAGGGCTACCGTCGCAGCATTTTGATGTGGAAATTACCACCAACCGCGAAAGCCTAGGGCGGCTGTTGGCCTCTGCTATGATGAGCGGGTACTTTTTGCGCGGAGCCGAACAGCGCATGGAAATGGAGCGATCCTTTGTCCTCGCTGACGCCGCCCCTGACCATGAGTAA